The Bernardetia litoralis DSM 6794 genome includes a window with the following:
- a CDS encoding DUF6787 family protein: protein MEKETESKKEQKPSWVEKLKTRWQVNSTWQVFVILIVFALTGFTVMYGKRWFFGIIGFDESTAWYTKTIVWVLLILPIYQVVLLFYGAIFGQFNFFWNFVKRTFGRIFFFLNKK from the coding sequence ATGGAAAAAGAAACAGAAAGTAAAAAAGAACAGAAACCTAGTTGGGTAGAAAAACTCAAAACACGTTGGCAAGTAAATTCAACTTGGCAAGTTTTTGTTATTTTGATTGTCTTTGCCTTGACAGGTTTTACAGTTATGTATGGCAAACGCTGGTTTTTTGGTATCATTGGTTTTGATGAATCAACAGCTTGGTACACCAAAACTATTGTTTGGGTTTTATTGATTTTACCTATTTATCAAGTGGTTCTTCTTTTTTACGGTGCAATTTTTGGACAGTTTAATTTTTTTTGGAACTTTGTCAAACGAACTTTTGGTAGGATTTTCTTTTTTCTAAATAAGAAATAA
- a CDS encoding reverse transcriptase family protein: protein MSMTRQELYDRIRTTSKEAYILEEMKRLGFWGDSEKPTLAEELINKQARLQKELSELNQKQRQYNSREAMLKEVRLERMKASKEKQKETKARNEEKVRLKAEKWAETQKTNIIYLGQEVSEGLNNTTSDKEKLEKLKLPYFENIVEFSEKINKPISELRFLAFQRSVSKVNQYHNYYVPKKSGGKRLISAPKPKLKHTQNWIKTNVLDKIEINENVHGFVKERSILTNAEPHQNKNLVISLDLKDFFPSISYKRVKGLFLKFGYSEQLSTLFGLLTTHNETDKLNVDGEIYYAQKVDKETGKTNRFLPQGSPASPAITTLIAYKMDKRLEGLAKKMGFTYTRYADDLTFSSDLDLKKDTKATNKIIGSLLYFVKKVVTSEGFEIHPDKTHIMRKGNQQKVTGIIVNQNTENKLGIDRQTLRKFRAFLHQTAKTGWKVDKNAKDKKWGIHPDPKQAALGFASFIKMVDAEKGEKFIQKIKSIPTAEDYLQTDDTTLVSQKTEEKTLKQVETKSKESEQEIEKQSDESDWWDIF, encoded by the coding sequence ATGTCAATGACACGTCAAGAACTTTACGACCGTATTCGTACGACCTCAAAAGAAGCATACATTTTAGAAGAAATGAAACGCTTGGGATTTTGGGGAGACTCTGAAAAACCAACACTTGCTGAGGAGCTTATCAACAAACAAGCACGTTTACAAAAAGAGTTATCAGAACTTAACCAAAAACAAAGGCAATATAATAGCAGAGAAGCTATGCTAAAAGAAGTGCGTCTTGAACGCATGAAAGCCTCCAAAGAAAAACAAAAAGAAACAAAAGCCAGAAACGAAGAAAAAGTACGCTTAAAAGCCGAAAAATGGGCTGAAACTCAGAAAACAAATATCATTTATTTAGGACAAGAAGTTTCTGAAGGACTCAATAACACTACTTCTGATAAAGAAAAATTAGAAAAACTCAAACTCCCTTATTTTGAGAATATTGTAGAATTTTCTGAAAAAATAAATAAACCTATTTCAGAACTTCGCTTTTTAGCTTTTCAACGCTCAGTTTCTAAAGTTAATCAATATCATAATTATTACGTCCCAAAAAAATCAGGTGGAAAACGCCTTATTTCTGCACCAAAACCAAAACTAAAACATACTCAAAATTGGATTAAAACCAATGTTTTAGATAAAATTGAAATAAATGAGAATGTTCATGGTTTTGTAAAAGAACGTTCTATTCTGACAAATGCAGAACCTCATCAAAACAAAAATCTTGTTATTAGTCTGGATTTGAAAGACTTTTTTCCTTCTATTTCATACAAAAGAGTAAAAGGACTTTTTCTGAAATTTGGCTATTCCGAACAACTTTCTACACTTTTTGGGCTTCTCACTACCCACAACGAAACGGATAAATTAAATGTTGATGGTGAAATTTATTATGCCCAAAAAGTAGATAAAGAAACAGGAAAAACAAACCGTTTTCTTCCTCAAGGTTCGCCTGCCAGTCCAGCCATTACTACATTGATTGCCTACAAAATGGATAAACGTTTGGAAGGATTAGCCAAAAAAATGGGTTTTACTTACACTCGTTATGCCGATGATTTGACTTTTTCATCTGACTTAGATTTGAAAAAGGACACCAAAGCCACAAATAAAATAATTGGTTCTTTACTTTATTTTGTCAAAAAAGTAGTAACCAGTGAAGGTTTTGAGATTCATCCAGACAAAACGCATATCATGCGAAAAGGAAATCAACAAAAAGTAACAGGAATTATTGTCAATCAAAATACAGAAAATAAATTAGGTATTGATAGACAAACATTGAGAAAATTCCGAGCTTTTTTACACCAAACTGCAAAAACAGGTTGGAAAGTTGATAAAAATGCAAAAGATAAAAAATGGGGCATTCATCCTGACCCAAAACAAGCAGCTTTAGGATTTGCGTCTTTTATCAAAATGGTGGATGCCGAAAAAGGAGAGAAGTTTATCCAAAAAATTAAATCTATTCCAACAGCAGAAGATTATCTTCAAACAGATGATACTACTTTGGTTTCTCAAAAAACAGAAGAAAAAACACTGAAACAAGTGGAAACTAAATCTAAGGAATCAGAACAAGAAATAGAAAAGCAATCAGATGAATCAGATTGGTGGGACATTTTTTAA
- a CDS encoding patatin-like phospholipase family protein, whose amino-acid sequence MQRKKLDLALQGGGSHGAYTWGILERLLEDRRIIIDGICGTSAGAMNAVITAAGLQKGGRQGAIDHLNDFWRRIAHLQSFAMVKPEAFDKLWGKGAFNLSPISNMMEYFATMYSPYQFNPLNINPLRSILADMVDFEKLKNTRYNKLFICATNVRTSQAKVFDNENMSLDAVLASACLPFIFQAVEIDGEAYWDGGYMGNPPLYPLIDNTRTPDIMIVQINPIRIPNVPKTVDEIRDRINEIAFNSSLIHDIRQINLVQKMLNRGINIDGKFKDLYIHNIAPERLMAKLSSKTKMNADLKFLLKLKKYGKTAADHWLKENFDKIGNESTCDIEEVFLSKSKTPID is encoded by the coding sequence ATGCAACGTAAAAAATTAGATTTAGCACTACAAGGTGGGGGTTCTCATGGAGCTTACACGTGGGGAATTTTAGAACGTCTTTTAGAAGATAGAAGAATTATTATTGATGGAATTTGTGGTACTTCGGCAGGTGCTATGAATGCAGTTATTACAGCAGCAGGATTGCAAAAAGGTGGTCGTCAAGGTGCTATTGATCACTTAAATGATTTTTGGAGAAGAATAGCTCATCTTCAAAGTTTTGCCATGGTAAAACCTGAAGCTTTTGATAAGTTGTGGGGAAAAGGTGCTTTTAACTTATCACCTATCTCTAATATGATGGAATATTTTGCGACAATGTACTCGCCTTATCAATTTAATCCACTTAATATAAATCCATTACGCTCTATTTTGGCTGATATGGTAGATTTTGAAAAACTCAAAAATACTCGTTACAACAAACTTTTTATTTGTGCTACCAATGTAAGAACAAGTCAAGCAAAAGTTTTTGACAATGAAAACATGTCTTTAGATGCTGTTTTGGCTTCGGCATGTTTGCCTTTTATTTTTCAAGCTGTTGAGATTGATGGAGAAGCCTATTGGGACGGTGGTTATATGGGAAACCCTCCTCTTTATCCACTTATTGATAATACTCGTACTCCAGATATTATGATTGTTCAGATAAATCCAATTCGAATTCCAAACGTTCCAAAAACAGTCGACGAAATTAGAGATAGAATCAATGAAATAGCCTTTAACTCTAGTTTAATACACGATATTCGTCAGATAAATCTAGTACAAAAAATGTTAAATAGAGGAATAAACATTGATGGAAAATTTAAAGATTTGTACATTCATAATATTGCACCAGAACGTCTGATGGCAAAACTTAGCTCAAAAACAAAGATGAATGCTGACCTTAAATTCCTTTTAAAATTAAAAAAATATGGAAAAACTGCTGCTGACCATTGGTTGAAAGAAAATTTTGATAAAATAGGTAATGAGTCTACCTGTGATATCGAAGAAGTATTTTTGAGTAAAAGCAAAACCCCTATTGATTAA
- a CDS encoding TonB-dependent receptor → MNLFYPLFLKLVFCFTFCIFCISFAQSQPNLGSLSGIIKDDEGEVAIQAHIILQHIESENIKFQTITNETGFYKIENIAFGNYTLFISYLGKTKSQKIAFFESTKTVDAVIDISGLLDEVVIETKTENRQQEEKPIPIESIEIKSIENQIKDVGEAIDRVSGVRVRASGSFGDKADIAVNGLNGTAIRSYINGLPLEFIYPNLGLTNLPINSIERIDVYKGVLPIDIGTDAMGGGINLITKDKDYNEIKAFYGYGSFNTHQLGANLNFKVKEGITASFNTAYNYSDNNFKTKAFVWEENEEQTVKRFHDAYQLLFLEGKIAITNKKWADKFVLSLNYIDSYKEIQHGSFLARTAFGQANYSGNNFTLVADYNKKLSQKIDFKTAISYSFSNVVFTDTTANVYSWSGNVIAHLPASAGEYEKASLTDRDFQTATNRSSLLFKVSKNDEILVSNVAAYQTTEGRNELIENSEKDFLTHSQTLFKNILGIQYNRKFFNEKLILSAAAKLYLYDLQGVESLSLTPLQKDGKDIGWYGTAKYQVNKNLFFRASYEHALRIPLFTQFFGNGAAIVSNIALTPETSDNFNLGFSYRKTISSKFAYGIDVNGFLRNQNDLIYLTPSDVQRYDNAEEVDTKGIEVDFFLRFFQNWKIKGNTTYLSKTYASIDLQNAGAQFLIGTDFPNTPRFFSNLQLEYNKKNIMTSKDRFYGYLRYVFIDEFNFLNQGQIYDAANYIPVQHRLDIGVAYSLLNDRITIALNANNIFNNEVFDNFSIPKPMRNYNMKVTYLISDF, encoded by the coding sequence ATGAATTTGTTTTATCCACTCTTTTTGAAGTTGGTATTTTGTTTTACCTTTTGTATTTTTTGTATTTCTTTTGCTCAATCACAACCCAATTTAGGAAGTTTATCAGGAATCATTAAAGATGATGAAGGAGAAGTAGCTATTCAAGCACATATCATATTACAACATATTGAATCTGAAAATATAAAGTTTCAAACTATCACAAATGAAACAGGATTTTATAAAATAGAAAATATTGCATTTGGTAATTATACTCTTTTTATAAGTTACTTAGGCAAAACTAAAAGCCAAAAAATAGCTTTCTTTGAGTCCACCAAAACAGTTGATGCAGTCATAGATATTTCTGGTCTTTTGGATGAAGTTGTTATTGAAACCAAAACCGAAAATCGTCAGCAAGAAGAAAAACCTATTCCGATAGAAAGTATTGAAATAAAAAGCATCGAAAATCAAATTAAAGATGTAGGAGAGGCTATTGATAGAGTTTCAGGAGTGCGTGTGCGTGCTTCAGGCTCATTTGGAGATAAAGCTGATATTGCTGTAAATGGCTTAAATGGAACTGCTATTCGTTCATATATTAATGGTTTGCCATTAGAATTTATCTATCCTAATCTTGGTTTGACCAATCTTCCTATCAATAGTATTGAAAGAATTGATGTTTATAAAGGAGTTTTGCCTATTGATATTGGAACTGATGCAATGGGTGGAGGTATAAATTTGATTACAAAAGATAAGGATTACAATGAAATAAAGGCTTTTTATGGATATGGTTCTTTTAATACACACCAATTAGGCGCAAATCTAAATTTTAAAGTTAAGGAAGGAATTACAGCTAGTTTTAATACTGCTTACAATTATTCAGATAATAATTTTAAAACAAAAGCCTTTGTTTGGGAAGAAAACGAAGAGCAAACTGTCAAACGATTTCATGATGCTTATCAGCTTCTTTTTTTGGAAGGAAAGATAGCAATTACAAATAAAAAATGGGCTGACAAGTTTGTGCTTTCACTCAATTATATTGATAGTTATAAAGAAATTCAGCACGGAAGTTTTTTGGCTAGAACAGCTTTTGGGCAAGCAAACTATTCAGGTAATAATTTTACTCTGGTTGCAGATTATAATAAAAAATTATCTCAAAAAATAGATTTCAAAACAGCCATATCTTATAGCTTTTCAAATGTAGTTTTTACAGATACAACAGCAAATGTATATAGTTGGAGTGGAAATGTAATTGCTCACCTGCCTGCTAGTGCAGGAGAATATGAAAAAGCATCATTGACAGACAGAGATTTTCAAACAGCCACAAATCGTTCTAGTTTATTATTCAAAGTAAGTAAAAATGATGAGATTTTGGTCAGTAATGTAGCTGCTTATCAAACCACAGAGGGAAGAAATGAGCTGATAGAAAACAGTGAAAAGGATTTTCTTACACATTCCCAAACACTTTTTAAGAATATTTTAGGTATTCAATATAATAGAAAATTTTTTAATGAAAAACTTATTCTTTCAGCAGCAGCCAAACTCTATTTGTATGATTTGCAAGGCGTAGAAAGTCTTTCACTTACACCTTTACAAAAAGATGGAAAAGATATAGGTTGGTATGGAACAGCAAAATATCAAGTAAATAAAAATTTATTTTTTAGAGCTTCTTATGAACACGCATTGAGAATTCCTCTTTTTACACAATTTTTTGGAAATGGTGCTGCCATTGTTTCAAATATTGCTTTGACTCCCGAAACAAGTGATAATTTTAATCTTGGTTTTTCATACAGAAAAACGATTTCTTCAAAGTTTGCTTACGGAATAGATGTAAATGGTTTTTTGAGAAATCAAAATGATTTGATTTATCTTACTCCAAGTGATGTTCAGCGTTATGACAATGCTGAAGAAGTAGATACAAAAGGTATTGAAGTTGATTTTTTCTTGAGGTTCTTCCAAAACTGGAAAATCAAAGGAAACACTACTTATTTATCAAAAACTTATGCTTCGATTGATTTGCAAAATGCAGGAGCGCAGTTTTTGATAGGAACAGATTTTCCAAATACACCTCGTTTTTTTTCTAATCTACAATTAGAATATAATAAGAAAAATATCATGACATCAAAAGATAGGTTTTATGGTTATTTGAGGTATGTTTTTATAGATGAATTTAATTTTTTGAATCAAGGTCAAATATACGATGCTGCAAATTATATCCCTGTTCAGCATCGTTTGGATATTGGAGTGGCATATTCTCTTCTAAATGACAGAATTACAATTGCTTTAAATGCTAACAATATATTCAATAATGAAGTCTTTGATAATT